In bacterium YEK0313, one genomic interval encodes:
- a CDS encoding Divergent AAA domain protein, which translates to MIAVSSIPDSQVRHLLTRGESHFFDLKSKKIAPAKLTRTLSAFANADGGELLIGVEEFEDGKFRWDGFSSQEEANGIIQCFEQFFPIGTYFRYNFLSNEKENGFTLLCEIEKTPDLKKGSDDKIYLRRGAQNLPQVTPEEIHRLNLNKGLISFEDQTISAEKDIITNSSAIIEFSLDIIPLSEPESWLRKQRLLNQEKPTVAGIVLFSDEPQTDLPKASVKLYRYRTSDMEGTRATLDFDPKAVEGNAYSQIFSAVSEIKRLIENIPVVGQSGLERIEYPTEAIHEIVTNAVIHRDYSLNDDTHVRIFDNRIEIQSPGILPAHINTKNILNERFARNPKIVRILNKFKNPPNKDVGEGLNTAFQAMRNLKLKDPEILQRDGSVLVILKHEKLGSPEQLIVEYLRTNEEINNATGRAICQIGSENTMKRHFQRMLSSELIERIPNRPQSKTGYRKGRNFPKDK; encoded by the coding sequence ATGATTGCTGTGAGTTCAATACCGGACAGTCAAGTCCGACATCTCCTAACAAGAGGCGAAAGCCATTTCTTCGATCTCAAATCCAAGAAAATTGCACCGGCAAAGCTGACTAGAACCCTTTCAGCGTTTGCAAATGCTGATGGAGGTGAACTGCTGATCGGTGTTGAGGAATTTGAGGATGGAAAATTCCGCTGGGATGGCTTCTCTTCACAAGAAGAAGCAAACGGAATTATTCAATGTTTCGAGCAATTTTTTCCCATTGGAACGTATTTTCGTTATAATTTCCTAAGCAACGAAAAGGAAAATGGTTTTACACTTCTTTGTGAAATCGAGAAGACGCCCGACCTTAAAAAAGGATCCGATGACAAAATATATTTACGTCGCGGTGCCCAAAATTTACCACAGGTAACGCCAGAAGAAATACATCGACTGAATCTGAACAAAGGTCTAATCTCGTTTGAAGATCAAACTATTTCCGCTGAAAAGGATATTATTACGAATTCGAGCGCAATCATCGAATTCTCGTTAGATATTATACCACTATCTGAGCCGGAAAGTTGGCTTAGGAAACAACGTCTTCTTAATCAGGAAAAACCAACCGTCGCCGGTATCGTATTATTTTCAGATGAGCCTCAAACGGATTTACCGAAAGCCTCTGTCAAACTTTATCGCTACCGGACGTCCGATATGGAAGGAACTCGGGCTACTCTCGATTTTGATCCAAAGGCTGTCGAGGGAAATGCATATAGTCAAATCTTCTCTGCTGTGTCGGAAATAAAGAGACTCATTGAAAATATTCCCGTTGTCGGTCAATCTGGTCTGGAGAGGATAGAATACCCAACAGAGGCCATCCACGAAATTGTCACGAATGCTGTAATCCATCGAGATTATAGCTTAAATGATGACACTCATGTTCGAATATTCGATAATAGAATTGAAATACAGAGTCCTGGAATACTACCAGCTCATATAAATACAAAAAATATATTAAATGAAAGATTTGCGAGAAATCCGAAAATTGTCAGAATCCTAAACAAATTTAAAAATCCCCCCAATAAAGATGTTGGAGAGGGGCTCAATACTGCATTTCAGGCCATGAGAAATCTAAAATTGAAAGATCCTGAGATTTTACAGAGGGACGGATCTGTTTTAGTAATACTAAAGCACGAAAAACTTGGATCTCCCGAACAGTTGATAGTCGAATACCTTCGTACGAACGAAGAAATAAATAACGCGACAGGACGGGCAATATGTCAAATCGGATCTGAAAATACGATGAAACGGCACTTTCAGCGCATGCTATCCTCCGAATTAATCGAAAGGATACCAAACAGACCTCAGAGCAAGACGGGATATAGAAAAGGTAGAAATTTTCCAAAAGATAAATAA
- the yfiR gene encoding putative HTH-type transcriptional regulator YfiR: MPRIDDARRGDRITTILDAAERCFVRSGFHGATMAAICAEAGMSAGNLYRYFPSKEAVIEGLCERDFAEAAEGFAALEATDDTWAAFRDLAAFHLIDEPRESFAMWIEIMAEAARNPQIAALRVKADLFIEEKLRGALGMAHRRGHIAPQADIERGVQFMITFSEGLMLRRARDPDFDPVPHVDMLFDILRSLLLTPLAASNDNLT, translated from the coding sequence ATGCCACGGATCGACGATGCCAGGCGGGGCGATCGCATCACCACCATCCTCGATGCGGCCGAACGCTGTTTCGTGCGGTCGGGCTTCCACGGCGCGACCATGGCGGCGATCTGTGCCGAGGCCGGCATGAGCGCGGGCAACCTCTATCGCTACTTCCCCTCCAAGGAGGCGGTGATCGAGGGCCTCTGCGAGCGTGACTTCGCCGAGGCCGCCGAGGGTTTCGCCGCGCTGGAGGCGACCGACGACACCTGGGCCGCGTTCCGCGACCTCGCCGCCTTCCACCTCATCGACGAGCCGCGGGAAAGCTTCGCTATGTGGATCGAGATCATGGCGGAAGCGGCACGCAACCCGCAGATCGCCGCCCTTCGGGTGAAGGCCGATCTCTTCATCGAGGAGAAGCTGCGCGGCGCGCTCGGCATGGCGCACAGGCGCGGCCACATCGCGCCGCAGGCCGATATCGAGCGCGGAGTGCAGTTCATGATCACCTTTTCCGAAGGACTGATGCTGCGCCGGGCCCGCGACCCGGATTTCGACCCCGTTCCGCATGTCGACATGCTCTTCGACATCCTGCGGTCGCTGCTTCTGACGCCGCTCGCCGCGTCCAACGACAATCTCACCTGA
- the hipA gene encoding Serine/threonine-protein kinase HipA, translating to MEDHLVLDIWLDGRSRPVAKLVRDRKQELHLHYDDRYLVEPGAYPLSLSLPLTDKRFGDVACRPFFDNLLQERSEALATVMAREGLSRGDVAGLLYHLGKDCAGAISVLPEGAPPVKSPGDLLSDYIPLSDGEISTIISSLRERHRLPDAAGDPSPLAGIQSKVALTLLPDDRLALPKPGSGAPTTHILKVPERQRPRDTHLEWAALLLSRDAGFKTARAEYFSGRGGDVLLIERFDRTHDAAGRIVRVHQEDFAQALGLPAELKYERRGKKGRRFDTQAIRTVLDRTANPGENRATFIRQTMFDLLIGNVDAHAKNHALLYDHGPKPSLAPRYDLLPTRLDPRLTDELAFRIGSASTIDTIAASDFDAFTTTFGISTKAARRRLRDNDIADLADRLADLLATLTRAGLKDFADLIAANMRILLPIIGLPVPSEASSRDAFIGRGGGWLQNS from the coding sequence ATGGAGGACCATCTGGTCCTGGATATCTGGCTGGACGGGCGTTCGCGGCCAGTTGCCAAGCTCGTGCGCGACCGGAAGCAGGAACTTCACCTCCACTACGATGATCGCTATCTGGTCGAACCCGGTGCCTATCCGCTGTCGTTGTCGCTGCCCCTGACCGACAAACGCTTTGGCGACGTCGCCTGTCGGCCCTTTTTCGACAATCTGCTACAGGAACGGAGCGAAGCACTGGCAACCGTCATGGCCCGCGAAGGGCTTTCGCGCGGCGACGTCGCCGGCTTGCTCTATCACCTCGGCAAGGATTGCGCCGGCGCCATCTCGGTTCTGCCCGAGGGGGCACCGCCCGTGAAATCTCCAGGCGATCTGCTCAGCGACTATATCCCGCTATCCGATGGCGAGATTTCAACGATCATTTCCTCGCTGCGGGAACGGCACCGCTTGCCTGATGCCGCCGGCGATCCCTCTCCACTTGCAGGCATTCAAAGCAAGGTTGCTCTGACGCTACTCCCCGATGACAGACTAGCCTTACCCAAGCCTGGTTCCGGGGCGCCGACCACGCATATTCTGAAAGTGCCCGAACGCCAGCGCCCCCGCGACACGCATCTAGAATGGGCGGCGCTACTTCTTTCACGCGACGCTGGATTCAAGACGGCACGTGCTGAATATTTCTCCGGGCGCGGCGGCGACGTCCTGCTGATTGAGCGTTTCGACCGCACGCATGATGCCGCGGGCCGGATCGTGCGGGTGCATCAGGAGGATTTCGCCCAGGCACTCGGATTGCCCGCCGAACTCAAATATGAGCGGCGCGGCAAAAAGGGACGTCGCTTCGACACCCAGGCGATCCGCACCGTGTTGGACAGAACGGCAAATCCCGGAGAGAACCGCGCAACATTCATCCGGCAGACCATGTTCGATCTTCTGATCGGCAATGTCGATGCGCACGCAAAGAACCACGCCTTGCTCTACGATCATGGGCCGAAGCCTAGCCTGGCTCCACGCTACGACCTCCTGCCCACACGCCTCGACCCGCGCCTCACCGATGAATTGGCGTTCCGTATCGGTTCGGCCAGCACGATCGATACGATCGCGGCGTCAGACTTCGATGCCTTCACGACCACATTTGGGATCTCGACCAAAGCTGCGCGGCGGCGATTGCGTGACAACGACATCGCTGATCTCGCCGATAGGCTTGCAGATCTTCTGGCGACACTCACGCGGGCGGGCCTCAAGGATTTTGCTGATCTCATTGCGGCCAATATGCGGATTCTCCTACCGATTATCGGCTTACCGGTGCCATCCGAAGCCAGCTCACGCGACGCGTTTATCGGGCGCGGCGGGGGCTGGCTGCAGAACTCCTGA
- the mdtB_1 gene encoding Multidrug resistance protein MdtB, with product MSLNISAYSIRQPVPAIVLFVVLCFLGWMSFLNLPITRFPNIDVPFVSVTVTQSGAAPAELETQVARKIEEAVANITGVKNVMTTLTDGSSVTLVEFRLEVPTDRALTDVKDAIAKIRAELPRTIDEPIIERVDIENQPIMTVAVTDPAMTMEQLSWFVDDVVRREMQGLKGIGRISRYGGVTREIRVSLVPDRLMALGITAGDVSRQLRATNVDLAGGRGDVAGQEQSIRTLASAATVESLAATKIVLPGGREVRLSDLGEVTDLYEEPRAFARINGETPMVAFQIYRSKGASDVRVAALARARIDEMRKAYPNIVFNEVDNSVNDTAGNYHSAMEMLAEGALLTVIVVFLFLRDFRATLISAIALPLSIIPTFWAMELMGFSLNLVSLLAIILVTGILVDDAIVEIENIVRHMKMGKSPYRAAMEAADEIGLAVIAISLTIVAVFAPVSFMGGIAGQYFKQFGLVVAIAVLFSLLVARLITPMLAAYFLRSHSHREPKDGALMRGYLRFLSGTMRWRYVTLIAGLVVFAVSIYAIRFLPTGFVPFPDDSRFVISVELPPGSTLEDTQRRTDALAALIRREIPETRSIISIGGANPIGVREIRRATVIVKLVHKTERSRTQRQIQQAVSGLFAQIPDIRAYYIGGNGERELSIIVRGNDVANLNKAVADLETEMRRLPGFVNVAAAAGLDRPEIRVVPRPDEAARYGVTTDQISEAVRIATIGDIAPNLARFNAGDRLIPIRVQLDTAARTDVDLLSQLTVTTATGAQVPLSAVAEVSFGQGPSSLERFNRARRINIGADLTPGLEIGPALEMIYALPAAKNLPPGVSFQRGGDAEIMAEVFQGFAIAMGTGILMVLGVLVLLFHSLFQPLTILMSLPLSLGGVIIALLLTNNAISMPVVIGILMLMGIVTKNAIMLVDFAVERVREGVPRTEAMLDAGRKRARPIIMTTIAMAVGMIPPALGTGDGGEFRAPMAIAVIGGLIVSTVLSLVFVPSFYTVMDDVGRFFGWIFGRFVGPADEADEAHGGHRHGAPQAPPHAAQPSIRVAAE from the coding sequence ATGTCCCTGAACATCTCCGCCTATTCGATCCGCCAGCCGGTCCCCGCGATCGTGCTGTTCGTGGTCCTCTGCTTTCTCGGCTGGATGAGCTTCCTCAACCTGCCGATCACGCGCTTTCCCAATATCGACGTGCCCTTCGTCTCGGTCACGGTGACCCAGTCGGGTGCCGCGCCCGCCGAGCTCGAAACGCAGGTCGCGCGCAAGATCGAGGAGGCGGTCGCCAATATCACCGGCGTCAAGAACGTCATGACCACCCTCACCGACGGCAGTTCGGTGACGCTGGTCGAGTTCCGCCTGGAAGTGCCGACCGACCGCGCGCTGACCGACGTCAAGGACGCCATCGCCAAGATCCGCGCCGAACTGCCGCGCACCATCGACGAGCCGATCATCGAGCGTGTCGACATCGAGAACCAGCCGATCATGACCGTGGCGGTGACCGACCCCGCCATGACCATGGAACAGCTCTCCTGGTTCGTCGACGACGTGGTCCGCCGCGAGATGCAGGGGCTGAAGGGCATCGGCCGCATCAGCCGCTACGGCGGCGTCACCCGCGAGATCCGCGTGTCGCTCGTCCCCGACCGGCTGATGGCGCTCGGCATCACCGCCGGCGACGTCAGCCGCCAGCTGCGCGCGACCAATGTCGATCTCGCCGGCGGCCGCGGCGATGTCGCCGGCCAGGAGCAGTCGATCCGCACGCTCGCCTCCGCCGCGACGGTGGAGAGCCTTGCCGCGACCAAGATCGTGCTGCCGGGCGGGCGCGAGGTGCGCCTCTCCGACCTCGGCGAGGTCACCGATCTCTACGAGGAGCCGCGCGCCTTCGCCCGCATCAACGGCGAGACGCCGATGGTGGCCTTCCAGATCTACCGCTCGAAGGGCGCCTCGGACGTCCGCGTCGCCGCCCTCGCCCGCGCCCGCATCGACGAGATGCGCAAGGCCTATCCGAACATCGTGTTCAACGAGGTCGACAATTCGGTCAACGACACCGCGGGCAACTACCATTCGGCCATGGAGATGCTGGCCGAGGGCGCGCTGCTCACGGTCATCGTCGTGTTCCTGTTCCTGCGCGACTTCAGGGCGACGCTGATCTCGGCCATCGCGCTGCCGCTCTCGATCATCCCGACCTTCTGGGCGATGGAGCTGATGGGCTTCTCGCTCAACCTGGTCTCGCTGCTCGCGATCATTCTCGTCACCGGCATCCTGGTGGACGATGCCATCGTCGAGATCGAAAACATCGTCCGGCACATGAAGATGGGCAAGTCGCCCTATCGCGCGGCCATGGAGGCCGCCGACGAGATCGGGCTTGCGGTCATCGCCATCTCGCTGACCATCGTCGCCGTGTTCGCGCCGGTCTCGTTCATGGGCGGCATTGCCGGCCAGTACTTCAAGCAGTTCGGCCTGGTGGTGGCGATCGCCGTTTTGTTCTCGCTCCTGGTGGCGCGGCTGATCACGCCGATGCTGGCGGCCTACTTCCTGCGCAGCCACAGCCATCGCGAGCCGAAGGACGGCGCGCTGATGCGCGGCTATCTGCGCTTCCTGTCCGGCACCATGCGCTGGCGCTACGTCACGCTGATCGCCGGCCTGGTCGTCTTCGCGGTCTCGATCTACGCGATCCGTTTCCTGCCGACCGGCTTCGTGCCGTTTCCCGACGATTCGCGCTTCGTCATCTCGGTGGAGCTGCCGCCCGGCTCGACCCTGGAGGACACGCAGCGGCGCACCGACGCGCTCGCCGCCCTCATCCGCCGTGAAATTCCCGAGACGCGCTCGATCATTTCGATCGGCGGTGCCAATCCGATCGGCGTCCGCGAGATCCGGCGCGCCACGGTCATCGTCAAGCTCGTCCACAAGACCGAGCGCTCGCGCACGCAGCGCCAGATCCAGCAGGCCGTGTCCGGCCTGTTCGCGCAAATCCCCGACATCCGCGCCTATTACATCGGCGGCAACGGCGAGCGCGAGCTTTCCATCATCGTGCGCGGCAACGACGTCGCCAACCTGAACAAGGCGGTCGCCGACCTCGAGACCGAGATGCGGCGCCTGCCGGGCTTCGTCAACGTCGCCGCCGCCGCCGGCCTCGACCGGCCGGAAATCCGCGTCGTGCCGCGGCCGGACGAAGCCGCGCGCTACGGCGTCACCACCGACCAGATCTCGGAGGCCGTGCGGATCGCCACGATCGGCGACATCGCCCCCAACCTCGCCCGCTTCAATGCCGGCGACCGGCTGATCCCGATCCGGGTCCAGCTCGACACCGCCGCGCGCACCGACGTCGACCTGCTCTCGCAGCTCACCGTGACGACGGCGACCGGCGCGCAGGTGCCGCTGAGCGCGGTTGCCGAGGTGAGCTTCGGCCAGGGCCCGTCCTCGCTCGAGCGGTTCAACCGCGCGCGCCGCATCAATATCGGCGCCGACCTGACGCCGGGACTGGAGATCGGCCCGGCGCTCGAAATGATCTATGCTTTGCCGGCTGCGAAGAACCTGCCCCCCGGCGTGTCGTTCCAGCGCGGCGGCGACGCCGAGATCATGGCCGAGGTGTTCCAGGGCTTCGCGATCGCCATGGGCACCGGCATCCTGATGGTGCTCGGCGTGCTGGTCCTGCTGTTCCACTCGCTGTTCCAGCCGCTGACCATCCTGATGTCGCTGCCCCTGTCGCTCGGCGGCGTCATCATAGCGCTGCTGCTGACCAACAACGCCATTTCCATGCCTGTGGTCATCGGCATCCTCATGCTGATGGGCATCGTCACCAAGAACGCCATCATGCTGGTCGACTTCGCGGTCGAGCGGGTGCGCGAGGGCGTTCCGCGCACCGAGGCCATGCTGGACGCCGGCCGCAAGCGGGCTCGGCCGATCATCATGACCACCATCGCCATGGCCGTCGGCATGATCCCGCCGGCGCTCGGCACCGGCGACGGCGGCGAATTCCGCGCGCCGATGGCGATCGCGGTCATCGGCGGCCTGATCGTCTCGACCGTGCTCAGCCTTGTCTTTGTGCCGTCATTCTACACTGTCATGGACGATGTCGGACGGTTCTTCGGCTGGATCTTCGGCCGTTTCGTCGGCCCCGCCGACGAGGCGGACGAAGCACATGGCGGCCATCGTCACGGCGCGCCTCAGGCCCCGCCGCATGCTGCGCAGCCTTCGATCAGGGTCGCGGCCGAATAG
- a CDS encoding lineage-specific thermal regulator protein, with protein MGKQMTEMLKGTLEGIVLAILAGRSAYGYEITAWLRERGFSDIAEGTVYALLVRIEQRGLVDVEKVPSDKGPPRKVYSLNARGRDDLAEFWRTWSFLSERLAQLHEGDR; from the coding sequence GTGGGCAAGCAGATGACGGAAATGCTCAAGGGCACGCTGGAGGGCATCGTCCTCGCGATCCTCGCCGGACGATCGGCCTACGGCTACGAGATCACCGCCTGGCTGAGGGAGCGGGGTTTTTCCGACATTGCCGAAGGCACTGTCTACGCCCTGCTGGTCAGGATCGAGCAGCGCGGCCTCGTCGATGTCGAGAAGGTGCCGTCCGACAAGGGGCCGCCGCGCAAGGTCTATTCGCTCAACGCCCGGGGCCGCGACGATCTCGCGGAATTCTGGCGGACCTGGAGCTTCCTCTCCGAACGTCTCGCACAGCTTCACGAAGGAGACAGGTGA
- the cmpR_2 gene encoding HTH-type transcriptional activator CmpR, whose amino-acid sequence MTPNWDHVRVFLAVARTGQFLSAARTLALDHATVARRMSALEAALGTQLFSRSTAGVTLTLAGEKFLSAAEGMETAWLDAQASIAQADRVVSGTVRIGAPEGFGALFLAPRLGRLVERHPDLTVQLVPLQRTLSLSKREADLAIVIDPPKDGRLTVRKLTDYGLGLYAARDYFARHRVPTTPDELKRHLLVTSVQDLHYSEALTYYAPAFDHDQRRLECASVMAQVEAVKAGVGIGILHDYAARGVPGLNPVLPGLVIRRTYHLVAHVDTRRIARVDEAYRFIVGEVEIAGSLFS is encoded by the coding sequence ATGACGCCAAACTGGGATCATGTCCGGGTGTTCCTTGCGGTGGCGCGCACCGGCCAGTTCCTGTCGGCCGCGCGCACCCTGGCACTCGATCACGCCACCGTCGCCCGGCGCATGTCGGCGCTGGAGGCGGCACTCGGGACGCAGCTGTTCTCGCGCTCCACCGCCGGCGTGACGTTGACACTCGCCGGCGAGAAGTTCCTGAGCGCCGCCGAAGGCATGGAGACCGCCTGGCTGGATGCCCAGGCGAGCATCGCCCAGGCCGATCGCGTGGTCTCCGGCACGGTGCGCATCGGCGCCCCGGAAGGCTTCGGCGCGCTGTTCCTGGCGCCGCGCCTCGGCCGGCTCGTCGAGCGCCATCCCGACCTCACCGTGCAACTCGTGCCGCTGCAGCGGACGCTGTCCCTGTCGAAGCGCGAGGCCGACCTCGCCATCGTCATCGACCCGCCCAAGGACGGCCGGCTGACGGTACGCAAGCTGACCGACTACGGCCTCGGCCTCTATGCCGCGCGCGATTATTTCGCCCGCCACAGGGTGCCGACCACCCCGGACGAGCTGAAGCGGCACCTGCTGGTGACCTCCGTGCAGGACCTGCACTATTCGGAGGCGCTGACCTATTATGCGCCGGCTTTCGATCACGACCAGCGCCGCCTCGAATGCGCCAGCGTCATGGCCCAGGTCGAGGCGGTCAAGGCCGGCGTCGGCATCGGCATCCTGCATGACTATGCCGCGCGCGGCGTGCCAGGCCTCAATCCGGTCCTGCCGGGCCTCGTCATCCGGCGCACCTATCACCTGGTCGCCCATGTCGACACCCGCCGCATCGCGCGGGTCGACGAAGCCTATCGCTTCATCGTCGGCGAGGTGGAGATCGCCGGCAGCCTGTTCTCGTGA
- a CDS encoding Helix-hairpin-helix motif protein: protein MLKSLILAGALAAAMAGGAFAQATQPATPARPAAPPAATSPAPARPAATPQAALIDINSATRAELMTLTGIGEARADAIIRGRPYRGKDDLPRRNIIPQSVYDGIKDKIIARQS from the coding sequence ATGCTCAAGTCACTCATCCTCGCCGGCGCTCTGGCCGCGGCCATGGCCGGCGGAGCCTTCGCGCAGGCAACCCAGCCGGCGACCCCGGCGCGACCGGCCGCACCACCGGCGGCCACCAGCCCGGCACCGGCGCGTCCTGCTGCGACGCCGCAGGCGGCGCTGATCGACATCAATTCCGCCACCCGGGCCGAGCTGATGACGCTGACCGGCATCGGCGAGGCGCGCGCCGACGCGATCATCCGTGGCCGTCCTTATCGCGGCAAGGACGACCTGCCGCGGCGCAACATCATCCCGCAGAGCGTCTACGACGGGATCAAGGACAAGATCATTGCCCGCCAGAGCTGA
- the mdtA_1 gene encoding Multidrug resistance protein MdtA precursor, whose translation MTRFTSRPAFRLKACTVLLAVLMAAPLAAPGAARAAPEPASTPRPPSVTVATAVRGELRDLVIVTGSFVAREEVLISPEVDGLAIVEILAEEGDRVEAGQVLARLNRAMLDVQLAQNAAQIARAEASIAQSHASIAEATATKSLSDQQLQRTRQLQTSGVASNDQLDQRLSASRAAAARLEAANHALQLGEADLTLARAQRRDIELRIARSEIRTPVAGIVSRRTARQGMVATAAGEPLFRVMSGGLIELEGDVPETTLAKLRPEQGAAIDAAGSDQPLPGRVRLVAPEVNRTNRLGRVRIALTGDARPPVGAFGRALVEVARSEGVLVPLSAVMFAQGAITVQVVRDGVVETRPVVPGLRADNRIEIRDGLKAGEQVVAVSGSFVRNGDRVTPVALATR comes from the coding sequence ATGACCCGCTTCACCTCCCGCCCCGCCTTTCGCCTCAAGGCCTGCACGGTCCTGCTCGCCGTCCTGATGGCCGCCCCGCTCGCCGCGCCCGGCGCCGCTCGCGCCGCTCCGGAGCCCGCATCGACGCCGCGTCCGCCCTCCGTCACCGTTGCCACCGCCGTACGCGGCGAGCTGCGCGATCTCGTCATCGTCACCGGCTCCTTCGTCGCCCGCGAGGAGGTGCTGATCTCGCCCGAGGTCGATGGCCTCGCCATTGTCGAGATCCTCGCCGAGGAGGGCGACCGGGTCGAGGCCGGCCAGGTCCTGGCCCGGCTCAACCGGGCCATGCTGGACGTCCAGCTCGCCCAGAACGCGGCCCAGATCGCCCGCGCCGAAGCCAGCATTGCCCAGTCGCATGCGAGCATCGCGGAAGCGACGGCAACCAAGAGTCTGAGCGACCAGCAATTGCAGCGCACCCGCCAGCTGCAGACGAGCGGGGTCGCCTCCAACGACCAGCTCGACCAGCGCCTGTCGGCATCGCGCGCCGCCGCCGCCCGGCTCGAGGCCGCCAATCACGCGCTGCAGCTCGGCGAGGCCGACCTGACGCTGGCCCGCGCCCAGCGCCGCGACATCGAGCTGCGCATCGCCCGCTCCGAGATCCGCACGCCGGTGGCCGGCATCGTCTCGCGGCGCACGGCGCGCCAGGGCATGGTGGCGACCGCCGCCGGCGAGCCGCTGTTCCGCGTCATGTCCGGCGGCCTGATCGAGCTCGAAGGCGACGTTCCCGAGACGACGCTCGCCAAGCTGAGGCCCGAGCAGGGCGCGGCCATCGATGCCGCCGGCTCCGACCAGCCGCTGCCCGGCCGCGTGCGCCTCGTCGCCCCGGAGGTGAACCGGACCAATCGCCTCGGCCGCGTGCGCATCGCGCTGACCGGCGACGCCAGGCCCCCGGTCGGCGCGTTCGGCCGCGCACTGGTCGAGGTGGCGCGCTCCGAGGGTGTGCTGGTGCCGCTCTCGGCGGTCATGTTCGCCCAGGGCGCGATCACCGTGCAGGTGGTCAGGGACGGCGTGGTCGAGACCCGCCCCGTCGTGCCGGGCCTGCGCGCCGACAACCGCATCGAGATTCGCGACGGCCTCAAGGCCGGCGAGCAGGTCGTGGCGGTGTCGGGCAGCTTCGTCCGCAACGGCGACCGGGTGACGCCGGTGGCGCTGGCCACACGCTGA
- a CDS encoding anaerobic benzoate catabolism transcriptional regulator has protein sequence MNRNIKSSGPAAASDARADNGSPKVDAPTGPASKPMARQVRESSHLGRAPGRNASRLDVENVLATLRHLDRPMQEALAALNDRQPLTGARIRLSSRSLKDTSAARSKEPDAAVVSAESSTTNEGIGRLLSPMTQSWATAGGSASVTKPRPVASTAGMGRIIKDARVARGLSQQQFADLAGVGRRFLSELENGKATVEFGKVLAVAIAAGIDLFATKR, from the coding sequence ATGAACAGAAATATCAAATCGTCCGGACCGGCAGCCGCATCAGACGCTCGGGCGGACAACGGCAGTCCGAAGGTCGATGCGCCCACCGGGCCTGCGTCGAAGCCCATGGCGCGGCAGGTGCGCGAGTCCAGCCATCTCGGACGGGCGCCCGGCCGCAACGCCTCTCGCCTGGATGTCGAGAACGTCCTGGCGACGCTTCGGCATCTGGACCGGCCCATGCAAGAAGCACTGGCCGCGCTGAATGATCGCCAGCCTCTGACGGGTGCGCGGATCAGACTCAGCAGCCGCTCCTTGAAAGACACTTCGGCCGCACGAAGCAAGGAGCCCGATGCGGCAGTAGTCAGCGCCGAGTCATCGACGACGAATGAAGGTATTGGCCGCTTGCTTTCGCCCATGACCCAAAGCTGGGCAACGGCAGGAGGTTCGGCGTCCGTGACCAAACCGCGTCCTGTCGCCTCTACGGCGGGAATGGGACGCATCATCAAGGACGCGCGCGTTGCACGCGGCCTGTCGCAACAGCAGTTCGCAGATCTTGCTGGCGTCGGCCGACGATTTCTGTCGGAACTCGAAAATGGCAAGGCGACGGTCGAATTCGGCAAGGTTCTAGCCGTTGCAATAGCGGCCGGGATCGATCTCTTCGCGACGAAGCGCTGA